actaatatagtGTTATATATGAATTAcgtctcaattaaaaaaaagattcctggcTCTTAGTGAACAGAGATGACATGAAAAGATTGCAAATGCAAAAGGCAATGCAgtttgggtgtgtgtggggggagaaaatggaaatgaggtCAGTTTTAGGCATGCTTTATAGCTAGGCAAGAGACAGGCGTGAGAAATTGCAGTTGGAACTGCAGGTCTAGAGCTTGGGAGAGGAATGGGGTTTGGAGCATCAGCTTTAGGACAGTCAATATAATTGAAACCGTGGGAGCAAGTGAGACAATCTGGCTAGAGTATAAAAACCAAAAGACGTCCAAGAATGAAGGTGTGGAATCTTCAGGCGGGCAGAGAAGGGGAGACTTAGCAGGATGGGAAGTAGTGAGAGAACAGTGTAAGCAGGACAAGAAAACGTGCTGCTGTAGAGGACAAGTGGAGGGACTGGCAAGGTAGGGGATGGTCACCATGTCCAGTGACAGAGGAGACAAGTCAGAGAGGGCCAGTTGTGGGACTTTGGCCATCAGTGACCTTAGCAAAAAGCAGTTTGAAGCTGAGGAGTGAATGAGGAGAAAGCAGTCTGAGAGCGACAGCAGACTCCTCTGCTAAGTTTGGGAAGAGGCAGTGACAGCAGAAGCAAGAAAGGCTGACTATGGGTCAAGTAGCATCAAGATGGAGATCAGAGGATTTCTGTAGAGCCAGAAGTCTGGTTGGTTCTTTGTTAACATAGCCTATGACATTTACTTCATCCACTGGTGTGAAATtagttaagatttttatttatttgaaattagtAGGATCTTAAAAATAGGTTAAGGACTTTtcctgtatatatgtgtgtatgtatctacctacctacctctCTTAGACTGGAACACAAAGCTTTAATTTGAAGATGGGTGAGAATCCCAACTTGGACTTGgttcaaagcttttattttggtttacCACAAAAGCACTTAATAAGCAGTGCTAAGGATATAAACGAGATAAGAATACAGGTAGGTATATTTAGCTGCCCACTTCCTATTGTCTATCACAAAAATGTTGGTGGCCTCAGCAGCTCTAGCATCTGTAATGTCCAAAAAGCAAAGTATTGTGGACTCTTCCTCCccttaaaatgaacaaaaaggctCCAGGGATTTCAGCATCTAGAAATTATTTAAGGTGAAATTTGTTTGTAAGGAGGCCACATCGCTCAGACCTCACGGATGTGTTCTGGGCCTTAGAACTCTGGCTGTGCCTACCCTGGGGTAGTCTTGCTTTACCTTTATGATCATCTAGGGTCTTTTCATGGCAACAACTGGCAGGCCCATAGCATATAAGTCAGGACAAAAGACACACAGCAAGCAAGCTTTCTTTCCCTCGCTCTTGCTACTTCTAGTACAGAGGCTCATGTTGATTAGACAGGCATAACAGGCATACCATTAACATTCCTCTGCAGTCCGGAAACTTCTTTAGAAGGCAAAACAAGTTTAAGAGATGTTTTCGACCAGTCTCATCAACTCAGCTAAttctcttgatttccttttctatgaACACAACAACACCATATTATCAGTGGTGGCAAGGCGTATTATCTTCAGAGAATCTTAGTAGGGTGAGCCCAGATAAAAATCTCGATATATTGCACTTGTCAAATTTTCACTCAGGGTGATTTTCTTGAGATGCATCATTAGCTAATAGTATTTCAAGACTTTAGAAACTGCTTATGACATCCCATGTGGATTTGAGATTTTGGCTGGTTcataaatattggaaatatataTAGACATAACAAGACAAATTAGTAAATATCTGAAATGGTATTTACATCTAGGGAGAtataagcacttaaaaaaaagagatttgttattttttaaaattttgagagacagagggagaagcagactcccgtcagagagcctgatgcaaggcatAATCCTagaacccctgagatcatgacctgggctgaagacagatgcttaacaaactgaaccacccaagtgccccaaaagatgtatttattttagagagagagagagagggcgtgtgtgcagggggagagggtggggcacagggagagggaatcctgaagcagactccttgctaagcatgAAGGCCaaaacagggcttgatcccaggaccctgagcatgacctgagccaaaaccaagagttggacactcaacaggctgagccatccagacgccccTAAGCATTTTAAGTAGCTGTCAAATGTTAATACCTTCAACATGTTTTAGAAATTctcaaacagtatatggtcttctttatttttaaaaaagattttaagtaatctctacatctaacatggaacttgaactcatgaccccaagatcaagaaccaCATGCTTCTCCAGTGAAGCCAGCCAGCCACTCCAGTATATGGTCTTCTGACTTCaaatttgttgcttttatttcttaatgttctgtgaacctttttttttttttttaaatattttaagcaatctctatacccaaagtggggctcaaactcacaaccccaagatcaagagttgcatgctccaactgaaccagccaggcacccctcttgatGTTCTGTGAACTTAAAAGGAGGTTGTGAgatcacagaatattttattaatctcttgATTTTATCAGATTTTCTGTCTTAGTATATCTATGTTTCAGAGAAAAGGTCTGGTCTGAAGGCACCTCATACAACTTTGTATTTTAGCCAAGAGAGtgctgaaaattttttttctgatctcatATGCTTAGGTACTGGAGCAAAAGCTTGAATCTAATTTTGTCTAGGCTAGACTAAGAATATCGCTACAAAGTAATATAGAAGTCAGTGGTTTTGGTGTTTATTCCTATGTGACTATGTGAGAAAACTGCAGTTTAGAAATAATGCAGCACATTGTTGGACACCACTACCAACTCCTTAAAACTTGGAAAAACCAGGTACTCGAGGATGAAAcgtattttgtattttccatgGAACTGTGTGTCCTTGCCTttaacataaaactaaaatgaattttatgggaagcctggctggctcaattggagaagcatgtgactcttgatctcggggttgtgagctCCAGCccaatgttgggtgtagagaatacttgagaataaaacaaaaacaaaaacagaaatgaattttaatattttgtttttaatcatgagTATAAACATTTCTTCAGTTTCTTACACTTATAGCCTCttgatttcaatatatatatttctatatatctatatatgtctatTTACAATGTTACCCACTAGATTATTTATGGTAACTTTGGTCTGATTAATTGGTGGTAAGATACCTGATGGTGACAAGAGCAGAAAGCAGGGTTAAGTCCTTACAAAATGTGATTCTTGTTCACTGCTGCTAAATGCTTGATTTTGATCAGAAACTTGAAAATGACCATGGCAACTAGAGTTTCTAAGCATATcttaaatgacataaaaattaCCAGTGACAAAGAAACAAGCCCTTATTACATTTAATAGTGTTAATTTTGAAGACATTGCAAACTTGCATGAAGGATAACCTACCTACGAGTGATGTATGTATTCAACGTAGAAACCGGTACAAATTTTGGCTAGtttgttaagaaataaaatgttctaagaAATGTTCTGAACGCTACTTTCAttagaaaagtgaagaaaatttttATAGTTGTTTGAGGTGCTGTAATACGTCAAGTGATATTCCCAGCTGTTTTACTAAACTGGCTGTCTGTTCTAAAATCCAAGCGAGGCTTGGGTTTTCAGAATGTGCATGCTTCTGTAGTCTACAACATTCTAAAGATGAACAATCTGCCTCACTAAGACTCTTGCTACAGTTTTTGTGAAGCTCAGCATTATTTTCACAGAGTCTTTCATCTTTAGCTTCATCCATCTTTTTCTCAGCTGGAGCTACATGACAAAGGTCCATATCCTGAATAGAGTCCAATAAATCTACAACATGGGGCTGAGAAGTGATTGATTTTAGATGTTTGAGCACATACTCTTCACACTGGCCAACTGCATCcagaagattatttattttactgatcaGAGCCGAACCATTATCATGAAGGTGACACCAGGAGAGCAAAGCACTGAATGAAAATATAAGCAAGAGTTAAATAcgaaaaaaattaatcataggCTTTTCCAATTTTTGATGCTAAACCCTACATGTTTCCAGATAATACCATGCAAAAATGAATTAACAATAATGCAAgccaaaatcaggaaaataatgatgctataatggattttaaagtatataaagacATTATCTTTTGATAGAAATTAAACAGCTAGAAGTAATCACAAAAATTGCTTATAATTCCTAATGCCTCCTTCACAACTCCATATCCACTTTTCTTGATTTTAGATTTTCTCTATGACTGTGTAGCTTCTGCTGAAGAGGGATGCTAGTCAGGGAAAGAGGTCACAGAAATCAGTACCTCCTTCAGGGATATCACACAGTTTCTGGACCAGTGATTCTCAGACGTGGATGtacattagaattacctgggcGGCTATATCATATCAAGGCCTATATTATATCCCAGaccaatgaaatcagaatctctggggataTTAGTTTTTAAAGCTTCCCAGCTGATAGCAGGgtgcagccaaggttgaaaaCAATTATTCAAACCATATGGTTACTTGCCATCAAAACTAAAGggtagaaaaaaaagttttgaggcAACTTTTCTTTCCCTGACTTTGTTATAATCACTGTTTGTTGAGCTAACTAATACATTTCTTGAAGAAGGTAAGAATGCTTCtaatcctaatattttttttctagtacagAAAAGACTTCTGTTTTCTGCCATTTCAGATTGTTCAGATAATCACGACATAAAATGATTGTTGTGAAAAGTAATagcgtttgtttgtttttttttaaagacagggagagagaggtggagggaagggcagagaacaagggagagagagaaccttaagcaggctgtGTGCCCAGtgctgaccctgagatcatgacctgagcagaaatcaagagctggatgcttaactgagcgagccacccaggtgccctgaaaagtaatcatgttttaaaaatgtaatcagtTGACATAAAAGATTTAGCAATAAACTTTCTGTACttataaaagatttatgtaaAATGAATACTTGATCATTTTCCTACTGTAGACTATAAATTCTGATTTCTGACAGTTGAATTTTCTAAAACCTCAatgaacttttttgttttgataactttaaaaattttttaaaaactaatttaaaaattagtgattCTTCgaaccattttatgtttttattttttttcctaatttaaaaggTACAAAGTCTCCAAGATGACAAGCATGTCATTATCCTAGCTCCTTCTGCCATTTGACCTCTTGGCTCTGATATGTGCCATTATTAGTATGGAATCTTGACAGGTATTCAGTGTTCAGCACTAaagtaaatggaatcatttttctATGACCAGATATAATTTTCCTCATGCACTTCTAATCTAGAAGTCTGTTTTATTATGCTCTACCACATGTCCAAgattaaaagctttatttaaaaccTGAAGATCTTTTGAATTACTTTTGAGATACAAATCGGTGGTAGTTCAGGCAGCACAAAATATACACGTTCCTATCATTTCTTTGCAGTAAGAGACAACACCTGACATATATTAAAGTAGATGAACTGACGGTTCAAGTAGATGACTTTCTGAAGGCAGTATTATTTTATGGTCACAGTACTCTTTTGTGGATTTAACACTAGGAAAAGCACTTCagtttaaatactttatttttacatactaCTTTTATAAAAGGCCTCCAGGAGTACTGAGGTTAAAATGACTCAGcatataagtttaaaaaattacctcAGTGTTCCTCTGAGTTGTCCGTAGTTTATAATGATTTCTGCACCTTCCTTATAACCTTGATTGAAGCCTTGTTGAAGAGTAACAGCTTTGCCAGCATCTATTCCATCTCTATAGCCTTCCTAAAAATAAGTAATGAAGAAAACTGCAGCTGTAATTAACACCAAGTAAACCACTGTAGGTTTTTCTGGAAAGTCATAAAACCGATTTAGAATGTTGATGAAATAGGCCTTTACTGCTGTTTACTATTTAACATAATGGTTCTACAACCTATGGCACAGCCACACAACCCGAGCAGATTATGCTTCCCAGCAAGGTTTATTATTCGCATATCCCGCTTTAGGAGTCGACTTATTtggcacatttaaaaatacagattttaaaaaaaatatattctatttattcacgagagacagaggagagagacagagagagaggcacagacacaggcagagggagaagcaggctccatgcagggagcccgatgtgggacttgatcccgggactcaagtatcaggccctgggtcaaaggcagatgctaaaccactgggccacccaggctgccccaaaatataGATTcttatacagattttaaaaaccctGTGTTAACAATGGCTTCacaggaaggaaaacagagagtTAATGTCTGGCCCCTTGGCAACACTGACTGATGAGCGTTGGGTGAGAAGGTAGGGCAGAAAAGAGGTTATCAGAGGTCTTCAATAATCAGCtcaaggagggaaagaggaaactgGGTGAGTAAAAAAAGATGCAAAGTACGGTTTTAGAAATCTTGCCTGgtatctaaatttaaataaacGGCAAATTCCCTGTGGGCGGAGATACTGTCCTGCGTCTCCATCTCCTCTGGTGCCACTGCACTCCAAGGCCGGTTGCGACTCACTGGTCTGGCCCCCACCTTACATCAAGCGTTTCTGAAACTGGTAACGTGGTGGTTGGGCTAAGCAAACATTTCACTGAAACAAACAAGGGCCAATCGGGCAGTATTTTGCTTGGGAAAGACCTTGGGTGGAAGTGGACCTGGCCGTGTGAACTCAGCTCCCACTGCTCCACCTGGAGACTGAGGGCGTGGCATTAAGCTTAGTTTCAATgaacaaagcagagaaagataATGCACACCCAGCAAATAAAAAAGCAGCCAACTTTGGTATTCCTTCACCTAGCCCCACGGTACTCCACAGCAGCTTTCCTTTATTCctatttgacatttctttttatcattattactatttaagatcttaatttttttttaaagattttatttatttattcatgatagagagagaggggcagagacacaggcagagggagaagcaggctccatgcagggggactcgatccggggaccccggggtcacgccctgggctgagggcggatGCTCCACCGCTAAGCCCCCCGGGCATCCCTGCTTCTGGACATTCGTAGGTTCACCTTTCCCGTGTGTCTCCAGTAATAACCActcccgggcagcccggggggctcagcggtttagcgccaccttcagtccagggcgtgaccccggggtcccgggatcgagtcccgcatcgggctccctgcgtggagcctgcttctccctctgcttgtatctctgcttctctctctctgtgtctctataaaaaaaaaaaaaaaaaaaaaaaaaaaaaaaagtaaccactTCCGACGTTGGGCTCGTGACCCGTTCGAGCAGCCCGTCCACGCCCTCCGCGAACCTCCCGGCACGGCGACCCCCGCCAGGTCTACACCTAGCTCGCGTCTGCTCCCAGCGTCCAGCGCGCCCCGAGGTCTCGCGCGCTTTCGGGTAACCCCTCGGTAACCCCCTGGAAAGCCCTCGCGGGCCCCGCGGCCTCCACCCTCGCGCCCGCGCTCCGCTCTCTCCACAAGCCGCCGTGTGTCCCCCGCGCCCGCCACGCAGCCTTACTTTGACTCGTCTCTGCATGTGGCTCCGCCATTCCCGCTGCACCAGGAGAGACTCGTCCGCCTCCTCGTCAAACACGTCCCCTTCCTCTCCGGGACCCCGGACCAGCGGGGCCCTCTGAACCCACGACATCACCGAGGCAACCGCAGGGCGGCCGGGCGCCGGAAGCGCCCGCAACGTCTTCCGGTCCGAGGGGCGGGGCGAAGGCTGCGCgtcggggcggggggctgccGCGCATGCGTGCGTGACGTCGGGTCGGGCCGCGGGGCGGGAGTCGCTGCTGCGGGACCCGGACCTCCTCGGAGGGCAGCCGGGACGTGCGGGGACACGCTTTGCCTTCCGGCCGGGGTGGAGCCGTTGGAGGTGGTTCAGTGGATGCGCGACGACGGGCCGAGGTCTCGGTGTCTGGGAAGCTCCCCGCAGCGCATCTTAGGGGTTTGACGTCCACGGGCCTTAGCCGTCAGCGGCACAGGACTGTAGGGCCCGAAAGGTAGCTCCTGCGGCCAGTCCGAGCTCCATCCATGCGGGGCGCCCCTGGAGTGCGCTTCTCCCGGGGTCTCGGGGCCCGCCGCTGGCCCGCCTGGCTGCGGAGGCCGGCCCTGGTGCACCTGCAGGGGCTCGGCGCCGCCTGGTCCccacccggggcgggggcgctgggACGCGTGCGGGTGACGGAACCCACACCGGGGCTCGGGccgttcagctttttttttttttttttttttaatattttgtttatttattcattagacacacacagagagtgagaggcagagacacaggtagagggagaagcaggctccatgcagggagcccgacacgggactcgatctcgagaccggggtcacgacctggggccaaggcaggtgctccaccgctgagccccccgggctgcctgcCCGCCGTTTAGCTTTTTGCGTGGTGATGGGGTggtgatgatttatttatttgatgcatTTTGTGGCGCCAGGCACCGTTGCAGCTTTCGGGGTACGTCAGGGAAGGACAGACCTGACTTAGCAGCTCTCCTCCGGTTTACGTTCCggtggaaggggcaggaggaaccAGAAGCACGGTATAGGTGAATTACGTAGTTTGTTACCAGATCATAAGGGATACATGCTGTGAGACAGAGAAATAAGtgagctgggcagcccggggagctcagcggtggagcacctgccttccgcccagggcgtgaccctggggtcctgggatcgagcccgcatcgggctccctgcaaggagcctgcttctccctcctcctgtctctgcctctctctctctgtctctcatgaataaataaaaaaaatcttaaaaaaaaaaaagtgagcaaagtAAGGGGAACCATGAGCCTGTGTGTCAGGGGGAGTGGGTGGTTTAGGTGATCATTTTAAATGCTCAGAATTTTGCATTTACatgcaaaattttaattttatgtatgttgcatatatatgcatactatatatagtagttactatatattatacatggaatatatattgtgtataataTTGAATACATTATAcagaatacaatatatattatgtatataatgcatatatattttttacttggtAGGTCCATGGAATTATGTATAAGAATACTCCATAGTTGGCCACATAAAATACCTTAACTTAAAAACCCGGACGTTTTATAAGTCATATTCTCTGATCATGAtccaacaataaataaattccaataaTTTATAATAGCCAGGTGTGagaatcacctttttttttttttttttttcaagattttttttatttgagacacggagagagcaccagcagggtgaggggcagaggaggagcagactcccagttggcagggagcctgagcctggactccgggatcatgacctgagccaaaggcagaggcccaaccaactgagccacccaggcaccctaaaaccACCTGTGGAAATAACAATtggatcaaaaaggaaataaaaattaaaatgacatacaATAAGCAATTAAAATCTGAACACTTCCCACCAGAAAACATGGGAGCAGATGAAAGTTGTACAGAGGCAATTCTATAggattaaatgtataaaaaaaaaaaaaagacatgttgtATATCTTAATTAGCAACAAAAATGCTACTAagagaagcaataaaaatatcaattgaaATTAATACAGTAGAAAATCTCcaaacttacataaataaatcctaaagctggttctttgaagaaaCCAAGAAGATAGAtaatccttttttgtttgtttttagtaagctttatgcccaatgtggggcttgaactgactACTATGAGATCGAGTTGTGTGCTCcatcagctgagccagccaggtgccccaaatgtgtgtgtgtgtattattttttacttcgtgtttttttaaataagctctacaCCAAAATGGGGTTcaaactcctaactctgagattaggagtcacatactctaccaactgagcgaGCCCGGTGCCCTAGATTATCCTCTTTTgaccttcattaaaaaaaaaaaaagttatataaggTAGAAATGGGAAAGAGTAATgttacagaaataaattcaagtaCTATACTAATTAAGATTTGAGAGCCACACATTTGAAAACCTGGGAGCCTTGAATGGCTTTCTAATAAAACTGACCcaataaacagaaaacatgaagagACTGATTATCTTAGATAAATTAGAGGTTAAatatccactttaaaaaatagcaaagactTGACATACAGGTAAATCcattaaatctattttaatctttaaagaacaatggatggagcacctggatggctcagttggttaagcctctgactcaggtcatggtctcagggtcttaaAATCGAGCCCCAAgacgggctccacactcagtggggagtctgctttagattttctcttctccctttaccCTTCCTTACCTCTCCTgaaggaaataaatcttttaaaaaaaccaacaatgcataactaaatattttttactcttaggcaaagaaaaagaatctccCTAAATCATTTTGTGAAGCCAGCCTTAGAGTAATATGATGTagtataaaaaaaatctcaagttcaAGTTAGCTTATGAATATGTCAATATGTCTTTAAAAGAGAATCCAGTACCTTATCAAAAGAGTAATTCAGGATGTTTTTACAAGGGAAGCAAACTGGAAAATCTATAAGCATGTTTCATTGGAATCAGCAATCTAAAGGAGAAGAGCCTTATACTGTCTTTGCTGCAAAGTCATTtgaagaaatttaacaaaataaaatgaaatggaaggaaactACAAATTGATAAACACTTTATGAAAAATCCAAGTACAAATAGTAGTCTAAACACTCAGATATTTCCTttaaggtagagaaaagaaagtcCATCTGGTGATGTCCATTATTCAACGTTCTTTTGAAGACTAGTGAATGCAGAAAGAGAGGTAATCTATAAAATGTTGGATAATAAAAGATGAAGTTTTTTCTTTGTGCTGTTTATATGATTATATGCATATGAAACTCAAAGGAATTCTGTTAAAAACAACAGGATAAGGGAACTTGATAAGGCCACTggctataagaaaaataaactgaccAACAGCCTCTTTATTTTCTAGCAATAATCATCTAAATGTAAATGAGATAAATATTCCACTTGCAATACCAACAGATACTATTAGgtatagtatttatatatttgtttagtatttagtgtttatttagtatttatacaTGCCAggaatacattttgaaaaatcatttttattgaggtataatttacaggTAGTAATATGCATACATTTTGTGTGTAgggtttgatgagttttgataaatatataccCCTGTGTAACCACCACTGAATCAAGGTATAGAAATTTCCATCACCCTAGGAAATTTCCTCATACTTCTTTGCAGTCAGTTCCTCACTCCTTGAGGCAAACTCTGATTTAATTTCTATC
The Canis lupus familiaris isolate Mischka breed German Shepherd chromosome 18, alternate assembly UU_Cfam_GSD_1.0, whole genome shotgun sequence genome window above contains:
- the YAE1 gene encoding protein YAE1 homolog isoform X1, whose translation is MSWVQRAPLVRGPGEEGDVFDEEADESLLVQREWRSHMQRRVKEGYRDGIDAGKAVTLQQGFNQGYKEGAEIIINYGQLRGTLSALLSWCHLHDNGSALISKINNLLDAVGQCEEYVLKHLKSITSQPHVVDLLDSIQDMDLCHVAPAEKKMDEAKDERLCENNAELHKNCSKSLSEADCSSLECCRLQKHAHSENPSLAWILEQTASLVKQLGISLDVLQHLKQL